A window from Vulcanimicrobium alpinum encodes these proteins:
- a CDS encoding aspartate-semialdehyde dehydrogenase, whose protein sequence is MKLGLIGATGVVGGTILRVLDEREIAVDELLAYASRDRADGLMFRGRTVSVVAATRERLLADRPDVAFFASSDDASAELATALVDNGTVVIDNTSTFRLAADVPLVIPEVNPHAVGPEHRLFPVANCTAIVLSVALAPIERAVGLRSVRVATYQAVSGAGRAGLDALAAEERGATPNGTFAAPIHHNVVPQVGSYDGDGDTGEEQKVVAETRKMLDRPDLRMAATTVRVPVMRAHSEAVFIETARATSVEELQSALRGAPGVVLHERGIVTPRDVEDTDLVHVARLRPEPDDPSHTLFQLWVVGDQLRKGAATNGVQILELLIAQGRFASRTGEVTLSLSKRGRGLGHGADA, encoded by the coding sequence ATGAAGCTCGGACTGATCGGCGCGACCGGCGTCGTCGGCGGAACGATCCTGCGCGTGCTCGACGAGCGCGAGATCGCCGTCGACGAACTGCTCGCCTACGCGTCGCGCGATCGCGCCGACGGGCTAATGTTTCGCGGGCGCACGGTCTCGGTCGTCGCGGCGACGCGCGAACGTCTGCTCGCCGACCGGCCCGACGTCGCGTTCTTCGCCTCCAGCGACGACGCCAGCGCTGAGCTGGCGACGGCGCTGGTCGACAACGGCACGGTCGTCATCGACAACACCTCGACGTTCCGGCTCGCAGCCGACGTGCCGCTGGTGATCCCCGAGGTGAATCCGCATGCGGTCGGGCCGGAACACCGGCTGTTTCCGGTTGCGAACTGCACCGCGATCGTGCTTTCCGTCGCGCTCGCGCCGATCGAACGCGCCGTCGGGCTGCGCAGCGTGCGCGTCGCGACCTATCAGGCGGTGAGCGGTGCGGGCCGCGCGGGGCTCGACGCGCTCGCCGCCGAGGAACGCGGAGCGACGCCGAACGGGACGTTCGCGGCGCCGATCCATCACAACGTGGTCCCGCAGGTCGGATCGTACGACGGCGACGGCGATACCGGCGAGGAGCAGAAGGTCGTGGCCGAGACGCGCAAGATGCTCGACCGGCCGGACCTGCGGATGGCCGCGACGACGGTGCGCGTCCCGGTGATGCGGGCGCATTCCGAGGCGGTCTTCATCGAGACGGCGCGCGCGACGTCGGTCGAGGAACTGCAGAGCGCGCTGCGCGGTGCGCCCGGTGTCGTGCTGCACGAGCGCGGGATCGTAACACCGCGCGACGTCGAAGACACCGACCTCGTGCACGTCGCGCGCCTCCGCCCCGAACCCGACGATCCCTCGCACACGCTCTTCCAGCTGTGGGTTGTGGGCGACCAGCTCCGCAAAGGCGCCGCGACCAACGGCGTGCAGATCCTAGAACTGCTGATCGCGCAGGGACGCTTTGCGTCACGCACCGGCGAAGTCACGCTGAGCTTGTCGAAGCGCGGCCGCGGCCTCGGCCACGGAGCGGACGCATGA